Proteins co-encoded in one Brassica oleracea var. oleracea cultivar TO1000 chromosome C4, BOL, whole genome shotgun sequence genomic window:
- the LOC106340567 gene encoding UDP-D-xylose:L-fucose alpha-1,3-D-xylosyltransferase 3-like, giving the protein MAQPQQRPIANRPISFLNRNGLFLLLLALLVFLGVYLPLSESPLFMFQNRTSSSSSPSFVVSDWRDYSLAQAAKFVAKNGTVIVCAVSYPFLPFLNNWLISISRQKHHEKVLVIAEDYALLYKVNEKWPGHAVLIPPALDPKAAHHFGSQGFYNLTSRRPQHLLDILELGYNVMYNDVDMVWLQDPFKYLQGGHDVYFMDDMTTIKPLNHSHGLPPSRNGVTYVCSCMIFLRCTSGAKLLLKKWVEEIRAQPWSNTEAKKPHDQPAFNRALHKTTHQVDVYLLPQSAFPSGGLYFKNKKWVNETNGKHVIVHNNYIVGYNQKLKRFQDFGLWLVDDFSHESPLGKLEFVQEQNTEEKKQKGRGRKQTENRGQKQNIL; this is encoded by the exons ATGGCGCAGCCGCAACAACGCCCTATCGCAAACCGTCCCATTTCATTTCTAAACCGCAACGGTCTCTTCCTCCTCCTTTTAGCTCTCTTGGTATTCCTCGGCGTATACTTACCTTTATCAGAGTCTCCGTTATTCATGTTTCAGAACAGAACCTCTTCTTCTTCGTCTCCTTCTTTTGTGGTCTCTGACTGGCGCGACTATTCTCTTGCCCAAGCAGCCAAGTTTGTGGCCAAGAACGGGACAGTGATCGTTTGTGCAGTTAGTTATCCTTTCTTGCCTTTTCTTAATAACTGGTTGATTAGCATTTCTAGACAGAAGCATCATGAAAAAGTTCTAGTGATCGCTGAAGATTACGCTCTTCTGTACAAAGTCAACGAGAAGTGGCCTGGTCATGCCGTTCTCATTCCTCCAGCATTGGATCCAAAAGCCGCACATCATTTTGGTTCCCAG GGTTTCTACAACCTTACTTCTCGGAGACCACAACATCTCTTGGACATTTTGGAGCTAGGTTACAATGTTATGTACAATGATGTTGATATGGTCTGGCTACAAGATCCATTTAAATATTTACAGGGAGGCCACGACGTATACTTCATGGATGACATGACAACG ATTAAGCCTTTAAATCACTCTCATGGTTTACCACCGAGCCGGAACGGAGTGACTTATGTATGTAGCTGCATGATTTTCTTGCGTTGCACTAGTGGTGCAAAGCTTCTATTGAAGAAATGGGTTGAAGAAATTCGAGCTCAGCCTTGGTCTAACACCGAAGCAAAGAAACCACATGATCAACCTGCTTTTAATAGGGCACTTCACAAAACAACTCATCAG GTAGATGTCTACTTGCTTCCACAATCAGCTTTCCCGTCAGGAGGATTGTACTTTAAGAACAAGAAATGGGTTAATGAGACAAATGGGAAACATGTGATAGTTCACAATAACTACATTGTCGGCTACAACCAAAAGTTGAAACGCTTCCAAGATTTTGGTCTATGGCTAGTCGATGATTTTTCTCATGAGTCACCACTGGGAAAATTAGA GTTTGTCCAGGAGCAGAATACTGAAGAGAAGAAACAGAAGGGAAGAGGGAGAAAACAAACAGAAAATAGGGGTCAAAAACAGAACATCCTCTAG
- the LOC106338323 gene encoding protein FAR1-RELATED SEQUENCE 5-like, with protein sequence MASHLKCFEYDVIKSDSKRYVIKCRAAKEGCKWFVRVAKLMNSDHWTVRSYIKQHRCSIVTTRTLPSRRRGTPGIVAAVFAQDYPDSLDTTAPNALIGLVHHRVVVQVSYTTSWRGKILAANKVRGSPEESYTLLNSYMHMLKQSNPGTVARVVVDEAQKFKYLFFALGASIEEFIVMRKVLIVDATHLKNVYGGVLFFATAQDPDHHHYPIAFGIADGEKEHSWVWFMEQLKSVISDVLGLVFLSYRNKSLIKAVSLVFPQAAHGYCIWHLSQNVKGHVRNNRDTCAFKFMECAHAYTEAEFLNLYNAFRMRYPRTAEYLDKSVEERKMARCYFEGDRYNVDTTNSMESFNGVISDARKLNILPMFDFIIRKMAEWFNIHRKDTAEIPPALKLVPIVETEMSKRCVDAGFLSVV encoded by the coding sequence ATGGCTTCACATCTGAAGTGTTTTGAGTATGATGTAATTAAGTCGGACAGTAAGAGATATGTGATAAAATGCCGAGCAGCCAAAGAAGGCTGCAAGTGGTTTGTGCGTGTTGCAAAGTTGATGAATTCAGATCATTGGACGGTTAGAAGTTATATCAAACAGCATAGATGTTCTATTGTTACTACAAGAACACTGCCTAGTAGAAGGAGAGGCACACCAGGAATCGTTGCAGCTGTTTTTGCTCAAGATTATCCTGATAGTTTAGACACAACAGCTCCCAACGCCTTGATCGGTTTGGTTCATCACAGGGTTGTTGTGCAAGTATCATACACAACGTCATGGAGAGGAAAAATATTAGCTGCTAATAAAGTGCGAGGAAGTCCAGAAGAGAGTTATACTTTATTAAATTCTTATATGCACATGCTGAAGCAGTCGAATCCTGGCACAGTAGCTCGTGTGGTTGTGGATGAGGCCCAAAAGTTTAAGTATCTATTTTTTGCTTTGGGAGCTAGCATAGAAGAGTTTATCGTTATGAGAAAAGTCCTCATTGTCGATGCAACACACCTGAAGAATGTTTATGGTGGAGTTCTATTTTTTGCGACTGCTCAAGATCCCGATCATCACCACTATCCAATTGCGTTTGGTATTGCAGATGGTGAGAAAGAGCATAGTTGGGTGTGGTTTATGGAACAGTTGAAATCAGTGATATCTGATGTCCTTGGATTGGTGTTTCTTTCATACAGAAACAAAAGCTTGATCAAGGCAGTAAGTCTAGTGTTCCCTCAGGCCGCTCATGGGTATTGTATATGGCATTTGTCTCAGAATGTTAAAGGACACGTCCGTAACAACAGAGACACTTGTGCGTTTAAGTTTATGGAGTGCGCACACGCTTATACTGAGGCTGAGTTCTTGAACCTTTATAATGCTTTTCGCATGAGGTATCCTAGAACAGCGGAGTATCTTGACAAAAGTGTTGAAGAGAGGAAAATGGCAAGATGTTACTTTGAAGGAGATAGGTACAATGTTGACACCACCAATTCAATGGAATCTTTTAACGGTGTTATTAGTGATGCGAGAAAGTTAAACATACTACCAATGTTTGATTTCATCATCCGGAAAATGGCTGAATGGTTCAACATACATAGGAAGGACACAGCTGAAATACCACCCGCACTAAAGCTTGTTCCTATTGTGGAAACCGAAATGTCTAAAAGATGTGTTGATGCAGGGTTTCTTTCCGTTGTCTAA
- the LOC106336788 gene encoding pentatricopeptide repeat-containing protein At1g59720, chloroplastic/mitochondrial — translation MSTGLLFHPLTLHVPPPTSTPNGPPQPFSTAGNHHRNILSLSETCTSMPQLKQLHAFTLRTTVPDETATLFLYGRILQLSSSFSDVSYASRVFDSIQQENHSSFMWNTLIKACAHEVSRKEDAFLLYRKMLERGMSAPDKHTFPFVLKACAYIFGLSEGKQVHCHVVKHGLSGDVYVNNGLIHLYGSCGCLHLAQKVFNDMPERSLVSWNSMIDALVRVGEYDSALELFRQMQRSFEPDGYTMQSVLSACAGLGSLSLGTWAHAFLLRRCDFDVAMDVLIKNSLIEMYCKCGSLRMGEQVFKGMQKRDLASWNAMILGFATHGRAEEALGCFDRMVRKGENVKPNSVTFVALLIACNHRGMVNKGRQYFDMMVRDYGIEPALEHYGCIIDLVARAGYITEAIDMVMSMPMKPDAVIWRSLLGACCKKGASVELSEEIATRLIETREDNQSSSGAYVLLSRVYASARRWNDVGIVRKLMTEHGIRKEPGCSSIEINGISHEFFAGDTSHPQTKQIYKHLKVIDDKLRSIGYLPDPSQAPLVDSTNDGSKEYSLRLHSERLAIAFGLISLPPQTPIRVFKNLRVCGDCHEVTKLISKVFNTEIIVRDRVRFHHFKDGSCSCSEYW, via the coding sequence ATGTCTACGGGTCTTCTGTTCCACCCATTGACTCTTCATGTTCCACCTCCAACCTCCACCCCTAACGGGCCACCTCAGCCATTCTCCACCGCCGGTAACCATCACAGAAATATTCTCTCCTTGTCTGAAACATGCACAAGTATGCCCCAGCTCAAACAGCTCCACGCCTTCACTCTCCGTACAACTGTCCCCGACGAAACCGCCACTCTGTTTCTCTACGGTAGAATCCTCCAGCTCTCTTCTTCCTTCTCCGATGTCAGTTACGCATCCCGTGTCTTCGATTCGATCCAACAAGAAAACCACAGCTCCTTCATGTGGAACACACTCATCAAAGCTTGCGCACATGAAGTTTCCAGGAAAGAAGATGCCTTTCTGCTTTACCGGAAAATGTTAGAGAGAGGCATGTCCGCGCCTGATAAGCACACGTTCCCGTTTGTCTTGAAAGCTTGCGCTTATATCTTCGGATTGTCGGAAGGGAAACAGGTTCATTGTCATGTCGTGAAACACGGGCTTAGTGGAGATGTGTATGTGAACAACGGTTTGATTCATTTGTACGGTTCTTGTGGATGTTTACATTTAGCACAGAAAGTTTTTAATGATATGCCTGAGAGAAGTCTTGTTTCGTGGAACTCGATGATTGATGCTCTGGTTCGGGTTGGGGAGTATGATTCTGCGTTAGAGCTGTTTAGACAGATGCAGAGATCGTTCGAACCAGATGGTTATACGATGCAGAGTGTTTTAAGTGCGTGTGCTGGTCTCGGATCTTTGTCTCTAGGCACTTGGGCACACGCGTTTCTGTTGCGAAGATGCGACTTTGATGTTGCTATGGATGTTCTGATCAAGAACTCGTTGATCGAAATGTATTGCAAATGCGGGTCGTTGAGAATGGGTGAGCAAGTGTTCAAGGGGATGCAAAAGCGTGACTTAGCTTCATGGAACGCTATGATTCTAGGGTTCGCTACACACGGAAGAGCTGAGGAAGCTCTGGGTTGCTTCGACCGTATGGTGAGAAAAGGCGAGAATGTTAAACCGAACTCAGTCACGTTTGTTGCGCTCCTCATCGCTTGCAACCACAGAGGCATGGTAAACAAAGGGCGGCAGTATTTTGACATGATGGTCAGAGATTATGGCATCGAACCTGCACTGGAGCATTACGGTTGTATCATAGATCTTGTAGCGCGTGCAGGCTACATTACCGAAGCTATAGACATGGTGATGAGCATGCCGATGAAACCAGATGCAGTGATCTGGAGAAGTCTCCTTGGTGCTTGTTGCAAAAAGGGTGCTAGTGTGGAGCTAAGTGAAGAAATTGCAACACGTTTGATTGAAACAAGGGAAGATAATCAAAGTTCCAGTGGCGCATATGTCTTGCTGTCTAGAGTCTATGCATCGGCCAGGCGGTGGAACGATGTTGGGATTGTGAGAAAACTAATGACTGAACATGGAATTAGAAAAGAGCCTGGATGCAGTTCCATTGAGATCAATGGAATCTCCCATGAGTTTTTCGCAGGAGACACATCCCACCCTCAGACAAAACAGATATACAAACATTTGAAAGTGATCGATGACAAACTGAGATCCATTGGTTACTTACCGGATCCCTCTCAAGCACCATTGGTCGATTCAACTAACGATGGAAGCAAAGAGTATTCCCTCAGGCTGCACAGTGAGAGACTCGCCATTGCTTTTGGTCTGATAAGCTTACCACCTCAGACTCCAATCCGTGTATTCAAGAATCTACGCGTCTGCGGCGATTGTCACGAAGTTACTAAACTAATCTCAAAGGTCTTCAACACTGAGATCATTGTGAGAGATCGTGTTCGGTTCCATCACTTCAAAGACGGATCCTGCTCTTGTTCAGAATACTGGTAA